Below is a window of Camelus ferus isolate YT-003-E chromosome 4, BCGSAC_Cfer_1.0, whole genome shotgun sequence DNA.
gatggatggatggacgggtgGGTGGACAGGTCACTGAGTGCATGTGATGGATTCTTCTGGAGAATCACCACCCCCAGTATAAGCCGTTCTCTGGCAGAAAAGCCTGTGACTGAAGCTCTTTCGTCCCCTTAATTCAGTGCCTCTCAATCCTTTTCATGACATGGCACATAGAGAAACTATTTTTCTAACACACAAAACAATCTGGAAGGGATTTAGAACTCCTGCCAGGCTGCTGCTGGCCAGAGGACTGTGGCCTGGTGGGGGCTCTATCCTTCCCCAGGTCCTGCCTGTCTACTCAGAAGGCTCAGGGGATCCTGTCTCCAGGTAACCTGTCTGCAACACACCCACCGGCCACGCAGCCTCCAGCCCGTGACCGCCTGTAGAAAAAGGGACAAATCTTCCCCCAACTGCAGCTGAGTGCCCCCACCTAAGCCTTCTCTTACATAATATGGAGACCCGGGGTGAGGTCTTCAAACCAGAAAGAGCTGAGGGAGTAAGAGGGCCAGCCTTAGGGAACATGTActttattaaagtttttaaaagatttctttcatGTTCTTTGTTGGTAATTGGAAAAAGCCCCCACGTGCCAGCTCAGAGCTTAGCGGTGCATTTGCTGGGAAATTGATGCCTTCTTCGTCCTCATCCATATTCCCAGATATAAGCAGGAGGCAGCTCAGCATACATAGCTGAAAGAGCCTGAGACAGGGTTCGGTGCCCTGCGTAGCTGGGTCCAAGGGCAAGTTCCTTACTGTTCTCTGAGGAGGCCACGTTAAAACAGGGGTCCTCCTATTTTTGTTTCATCTGGGAACACAGTTCATAGGCAATCTTACCTACAGGGCTCCTAGGCTCAGAGATGGGGgccagagccctccccacccttaAGTTTGCTCAATAATTTACTTGAAACAGTGGGTGGATCAAATCAACTTGTTTGGTAGACATGACTTCTGAGGCCCTTGCAGCTCTTGAGACCACAGCTCATGATCCATGTCCTCACTGCCTGACACTTGGGAATTAATTCTGAATCACCTGGCCTTGGCACCAAGCCCAAGGAAGACAGACCTGCAAGAGGTATGGCCAAGTCTGAAAAGAGCTTCAGTCCACAGTTCACGGGCCCACTGCCCAGAATGCCCCTCTTACCCCTTTGCCCACTTACATTCCACCCCCAGTTCAGGGTCCCTCCAGAGCCCTCCCTGTGCTTCCCCACCTCCATGCTATATCCCTACGAGTAGGGTGCCCTTCAGGCTGCCCCCTAGGACACCTTCCCTGTTCTCCCTGAATCTCCACTGCATTGTCTCACGTGGCACAGATCCCTTTCTACTTGCAACCTAGCAGTCAAGCtgatgggctttggagtcagagacaTGCCTACACGGGAACCCCAGCTCCAGCAGGTACTTGCAGTGACCTCAGGCGGGCTACTTAACCCATGAATCCGTTTCCTTGCTTGTAAGGTGGAAGTCACACGACTTGGGCCCACTTGGTAGCTCTGAAggttatatatgcatataaaggAGGCCTTAGCAGAGTACCTGCCACACGGCAGGTATACATCAAGTTTCTTCTCATGACTATAATTAGGGTGTTCTTTGTCTAAATATTTCCCTTCAGACTACGTGTCCTAGAGGACAGTGTCCCCACAGTTCAGTTTAGCTCTGGGTGTTCAAATTAAGCTCCTCTGACCTCAGGCTTCCCAGGGGGAGAGTTGCAAAGGCTTTGGGGCCTGAATGAGGGGCCCCAGGACCTCTGCTTCAACCCTAGCTGTTTCTCATTTTGCTGGTTTTGCATGTTGGGGTTCCACATAAGCTCTCCTAGGACAAAAGACCCTGCTattaaaacaaagtttgaaaACTGCTAGTTTTGAAGCCAGTTGGGCTCTCATGAATcttgggggaggtgaggaggactCATGATGGAAAAGGGACACAGGTGTGATGAATGAAACATCTCAGAGACCAGGAGCTGGTTAGTGGGGCGGGACTGAAAGCCCCGCATTCACTGCTTTATAGTCAGAATGCGATATGGAGGCTTCAGGGAGAGGGGCAAAGGCCAGATCTTGAGAAGGAAGGGGCTCCTGCTTCCAATGATTGTTGGGACCAGTCACTTCCCCTACCAGACTCAAAGCTGTGGGGGTGAGCTCTCTAGGTGGTCAAGGGCAGGCAGGAGATGGGGTAGTGAGGGAAGAATGTGTTCTTGGGGTATAGAATCCTTGACCTCAGGGTCCAAAGGCTCCGGGCCAGCCACCAGGAAGCTGTGCATGCCTATAGCACGTGCTCCCTTGTAATCAAGTGGGTAACTATCTCCAACATGGGCTGCTGCCGCCGGTTCCACCTGAGCAAGGCGCAAGGCCTCACGGAAAATGCGGGGGTCTGGCTTGGGCCAGCCAGCAGCCTCAGAGGTCAGCACAAATTCAAAGTGTTCCCGCAGGCCAAGACCCACTAGGATGCCCTCCAGCCGTCGGTCAAAGTTGGAGACCACTGCCAGCCTCAGACCCCGTTTTTGGCACTCCCTCAAGGTGGCCTCAGCCCCCTGCAACACCTGCCAGGTGCAGGGGTTGCTGAAGTCTTTGTACAGCTGGTCAGCGATGGGGGCCACAGCCCGGGCATCCTGAACACCGGCGCGGTGGAAGGTCTGCAAGACCACATCCAGCCACCACTGGCGGGAGGTGAGGCCATGGCTCAGGCCatagttggggaaactgaggctctgagccCTGTACACCTGCCAAAAGGCTTGTTCCAGGGCTGCGGCCTCTACCTCCAGCCCGTGGGCCCGGGCCTTGGTGGCATACTCCTCCCCCATGGGTTGGTGGGGCCGAAGCAGTGTGTCCTTCACGTCCCACGTCAGCAGTCGTAACTGTAGCCGGCGTGCCATGGGTCTGCAGGAGGGGGTAGTTCACCCCAGGTCTGCCTCAGATCCCAGGAGCCGAGGGGAGACTGAGCTGGACAAGACCACCCACAACCTGATGGTGTTCTCTTTCCAGGCTATGTGGGTCAGATCTGCTGGCACTTGGGTAATGTCTTCACAGCAGAGATCCTAGAATGAGACGGCAGATAAGGTGGAAGTTCAGGCCTTACAATCAGAGACAGACTgggttcaaatttttttttaattgaagtatagttgatttacaatgtgttagtttctggtgtatagcatagtgattcagttatacatatatattccttttcattataggttattacaagatattgaatatagttccctgtgctatatagtaggaacttgctgtttatctattttgtatatatagtagtttgtatctgttaatctcagaCTCCTGATTTATCTCCCTCCacatctctttcccctttggtaaccatacatttgttttctatgtctgtgagtctgtttctgttttataagttcatttgtatcatattttagattccacacataagtgatatcatatgatatttgtctttctctttctaacttactttacctagtatgatcatctctaggtccatccatgttgctgcaaatggcgttacttcattcttttaccctctttcccctttggtaaccgtaagtttgttttctatgtctgtgagtctgtttctgttggtaaataagttcattgtgtcattttttaagaatccacatgtaagtgatgtatttatctttctctgacttacttcacttagtatgataatctgcaTTCAAATTCTGATGCTGCCAACTTACTGTATGACCCTCTAAGTGTCACTATCTGAAGCCCTGTCTCCTTATTTGTAAGAAGAGCACAATGACCCAACCTCACAAGATTGCTGGAATAAATGAAATTATCTGTTCATtctacctattatgtgccaggtgctgggaaaGGGACAGATTTCTATCCCTCAAGGCATTTACAGGCATTAAAGAAGAGAGGATtcagatatttgaaaagaaatacaataatacTTAAGCATAATGAAGGCAGCATGGACCATGAGGATACAAATCCAGAAACCCAATCTAGTCTTTGTTGTTGGAGACACTTCCTAAGCAACTGAAGTTTCAGTGGAGAGCTGAAGAATGACTGACTATTCAGGAAATGGAGGTGGTTAAATGTTCCTGACACTggaaacagtaagtgcaaaggtcctCAGGCAGGGCAAGGAGTCTGGTGCTTTAGGTAGACAGGGACCAGCTCAGACAGGGCCTTGTAGGTCAAGGTAAGGAAACAATTACTACTACTGCTATTACTATTGTTAGGAATGCCAAAGACAGAAGAGTCTTTGCAGACCATCTGACCAACTGCCTGGCTGTTCA
It encodes the following:
- the HDHD3 gene encoding haloacid dehalogenase-like hydrolase domain-containing protein 3 encodes the protein MARRLQLRLLTWDVKDTLLRPHQPMGEEYATKARAHGLEVEAAALEQAFWQVYRAQSLSFPNYGLSHGLTSRQWWLDVVLQTFHRAGVQDARAVAPIADQLYKDFSNPCTWQVLQGAEATLRECQKRGLRLAVVSNFDRRLEGILVGLGLREHFEFVLTSEAAGWPKPDPRIFREALRLAQVEPAAAAHVGDSYPLDYKGARAIGMHSFLVAGPEPLDPEVKDSIPQEHILPSLPHLLPALDHLESSPPQL